One segment of Streptomyces sp. XD-27 DNA contains the following:
- a CDS encoding LuxR family transcriptional regulator, with protein sequence MAAKRSTADVLDAALRVREAARHAVAGAAAPDSVLTALSDVIDYDHASLSRWDPLRRRHLTLAGSYPADTAAYIETRLHDDPVFALIRHSTGGTRWLRDVPGQLRRTSPGFREVLEPRGIEDGVAQCLFAPDGRYVGVLNVSTTRVRARQDPARGVLTLLGECLAAVADPLWQPPSDAPGTPDGTADQAYAVALPAAERAAPVPLAGAAPPPEFADAESPLTVLVRRMAARRALPATVLVPHGRRLLELRLSRQGAGTVVVCRPVARPAGLSPRELEVLAELTHGRTNREIAARLFVGTRTVATHIEHILAKLDVANRAAAAARAAAWGLEPVDGTGPAAG encoded by the coding sequence ATGGCGGCGAAGCGGAGCACAGCGGACGTGTTGGACGCGGCCTTGCGGGTACGCGAGGCCGCGCGGCATGCCGTGGCCGGGGCCGCGGCCCCCGACTCCGTCCTCACGGCGCTGTCCGACGTCATCGACTACGACCACGCCTCGCTGTCCCGGTGGGACCCGCTGCGCCGCCGCCACCTCACCCTGGCCGGCAGCTACCCGGCCGACACCGCCGCGTACATCGAGACCCGGCTGCACGACGACCCGGTGTTCGCGCTGATCCGCCATTCGACGGGCGGCACACGGTGGCTGCGCGACGTGCCCGGACAACTGCGGCGGACCTCACCGGGGTTCCGCGAGGTGCTGGAGCCGCGGGGCATCGAGGACGGTGTGGCGCAGTGCCTGTTCGCCCCGGACGGCCGGTACGTCGGAGTGCTCAACGTGAGTACGACGCGGGTACGGGCGCGACAGGACCCCGCCCGGGGCGTGCTGACCCTGCTGGGCGAATGCCTCGCGGCGGTCGCCGACCCGCTGTGGCAGCCGCCGTCCGACGCACCCGGCACGCCGGACGGGACCGCGGACCAGGCATACGCCGTGGCGCTCCCGGCGGCGGAGCGGGCCGCCCCGGTGCCGCTCGCCGGAGCGGCGCCGCCACCGGAGTTCGCCGACGCGGAGTCCCCGTTGACCGTTCTCGTACGGCGGATGGCCGCCCGGCGGGCGCTGCCCGCCACGGTCCTGGTGCCGCACGGCCGACGCCTCCTGGAGCTCCGGCTGTCCCGCCAGGGCGCCGGGACCGTCGTCGTGTGCCGCCCCGTCGCCCGCCCCGCCGGGCTCTCCCCGCGCGAGCTGGAAGTGCTGGCCGAACTCACCCACGGCCGGACCAACCGCGAGATCGCCGCCCGGCTCTTCGTCGGTACGCGTACGGTCGCGACCCACATCGAGCACATCCTCGCCAAGCTCGACGTCGCCAACCGCGCGGCCGCCGCTGCCCGCGCCGCGGCATGGGGGCTCGAGCCGGTGGACGGGACCGGGCCCGCCGCGGGCTGA